From the Candidatus Krumholzibacteriota bacterium genome, one window contains:
- a CDS encoding GNAT family N-acetyltransferase, whose amino-acid sequence MSSRFTKMYENKKRSTDDILKIVNPGSRIFIGSGAAEPQKLIGMLIEKGEYIQDHETINLIELGTSIYAESVMSKPFKKNAFFIGQNVRDAVNEGRAEYTPIFLSELPELISSGQMKIDVAFIQVATPDSYGFCSLGVSVDVEKAGAESADIVVAEVNAKMPRTLGDCFIHLNDIDYVVESDLPLPTLRAPEPDEVAVKIGRNVARLIENGATIQAGIGMIPNAVLGFLDDKEDLGVHTEMFSDGIIDLVEKGIINNKKKSLHNGKIIATFCMGSQRLYDFVDDNPLIEFHPCDYTNDPFVVAKNNRMVSLNAAIQIDITGQVCADSIGDYFYSGIGGQVDFVRGAARSSGGKPVIVMPSTAKGGTVSRIVSTLDEGAGVVTSRGDVHYVATEFGVVNLHGKNLRERALALTSIAHPDFRDDLINYAKKRSIVHMDQMPLSIAGKYYPDKYEHTAVFGDTEVFFRPVKPTDESLQREFFYSLSDTSIYYRFFNVVKAMPHERLQPMVNIDYREEMSLVALVGETELEEMIGIGRFKVDPSDNMAEVAFVVRDDWQRRGIGSHLMSKLIEIAREKRIKGFKADVMAENRKMLSLFHNCGFPAKTKLEDGSYFVVIDFSEEKGK is encoded by the coding sequence ATGAGCTCCCGGTTTACGAAGATGTACGAGAACAAAAAACGTTCTACCGATGATATCCTTAAGATAGTAAATCCCGGCAGCAGAATATTTATAGGTTCCGGAGCCGCTGAGCCTCAAAAGCTTATTGGTATGCTGATTGAGAAGGGCGAATATATTCAGGATCACGAGACGATAAACTTAATCGAACTCGGAACCTCCATATACGCCGAATCTGTTATGAGTAAACCATTTAAAAAGAACGCTTTTTTCATCGGCCAGAATGTCAGGGACGCGGTAAACGAAGGAAGAGCTGAATATACTCCAATATTTCTCTCAGAACTCCCCGAACTTATCTCCTCCGGACAGATGAAAATAGATGTAGCCTTTATTCAGGTCGCCACCCCTGATAGTTACGGTTTTTGTTCACTCGGAGTTTCGGTGGATGTCGAGAAGGCGGGAGCTGAGAGCGCGGATATAGTCGTAGCGGAAGTGAACGCGAAAATGCCGAGAACGCTCGGAGACTGTTTTATCCATCTAAACGATATAGATTATGTAGTGGAGAGCGACCTGCCCCTTCCCACATTAAGAGCTCCGGAACCGGATGAGGTTGCAGTGAAGATAGGCCGTAATGTAGCGAGATTAATTGAAAACGGGGCTACTATCCAGGCGGGTATAGGCATGATCCCGAACGCTGTTCTCGGGTTTTTAGATGACAAAGAAGATCTCGGAGTCCACACGGAAATGTTTTCCGACGGTATTATTGATCTCGTCGAGAAAGGAATCATCAACAATAAAAAGAAATCTCTTCACAACGGAAAGATAATAGCCACATTCTGCATGGGCAGCCAGCGCCTGTACGATTTTGTGGATGATAATCCGCTTATTGAATTTCATCCGTGTGATTATACGAACGACCCTTTCGTAGTAGCTAAAAATAACAGGATGGTTTCGTTAAATGCCGCTATACAGATCGATATTACCGGCCAGGTCTGCGCTGATTCGATTGGAGATTATTTTTATTCGGGGATCGGCGGGCAGGTTGATTTTGTTAGAGGAGCGGCAAGGTCATCCGGCGGTAAACCTGTAATTGTGATGCCTTCAACTGCTAAGGGCGGCACTGTTTCGAGAATTGTCTCTACTCTGGACGAAGGCGCGGGGGTCGTAACTTCCCGCGGAGATGTACATTACGTGGCTACTGAATTTGGAGTTGTTAATCTACACGGGAAAAACCTCAGGGAACGGGCTCTGGCGCTTACGAGTATAGCGCATCCCGATTTCCGCGATGATCTGATCAATTACGCTAAGAAAAGAAGTATTGTTCACATGGATCAGATGCCTCTTTCAATCGCAGGCAAATATTATCCGGATAAATATGAACATACCGCGGTGTTCGGTGATACTGAAGTCTTCTTCAGACCCGTAAAACCTACTGATGAATCCCTGCAGAGAGAATTCTTTTATTCACTGAGCGATACATCCATATATTACAGGTTTTTCAATGTCGTAAAAGCGATGCCTCACGAGAGGCTTCAGCCCATGGTGAATATTGATTACCGCGAAGAAATGTCACTGGTGGCTCTGGTGGGCGAGACTGAACTTGAAGAGATGATCGGGATAGGAAGGTTTAAGGTCGATCCTTCGGATAATATGGCGGAGGTTGCCTTTGTCGTACGGGACGATTGGCAGAGAAGGGGAATAGGTTCTCATTTAATGAGTAAGCTGATAGAGATAGCCAGAGAGAAGAGAATAAAGGGATTTAAAGCGGATGTTATGGCGGAGAACAGGAAGATGCTTTCCCTGTTTCATAATTGCGGCTTTCCGGCCAAGACTAAATTAGAAGACGGAAGCTATTTTGTAGTAATAGATTTCTCGGAAGAAAAAGGAAAATAA
- a CDS encoding sulfotransferase domain-containing protein: MKAKIRKIFIHIGYPKTATTTLQKFLFPKHPEMFDIRDYENEEKWIYDLLYLNEISFRKKIDYHKRGLKDKIDSTDRDTIIYSNESILSNSLFFAEKPRPLVRYLDPSSTARKAHMLFSELTPEPKIIIVIRNQLDLIKSIYAQMYNYCFKNYKQTRNFRIYTDNLIRDGARSFTLSALSYYDVIKEYEKIFGVNNVYILVYEELKNSPAHFFQKLESIMGLSRETAYNYINSKNENKKSCMGKYRTDSRSLLFHLGRLKKRFFGDINIPFADNLGILNNIEIPGKTLNSIKYRDEDFEKLMKFFDENNRLLAEEYALNLEKYGYFKR; this comes from the coding sequence ATGAAAGCAAAGATACGGAAAATTTTTATTCATATCGGCTATCCGAAAACCGCCACCACAACTCTGCAAAAATTCCTCTTTCCCAAACACCCGGAAATGTTTGACATAAGGGATTATGAAAATGAAGAAAAATGGATATATGATCTATTATACTTAAATGAAATTTCATTCAGAAAGAAGATAGATTATCACAAAAGAGGTTTGAAGGATAAAATAGACAGCACCGACAGAGATACTATTATATATTCGAATGAATCGATACTCAGTAACAGCCTCTTCTTCGCTGAAAAACCGCGGCCTCTAGTCAGATACCTGGACCCCTCGAGTACGGCCAGGAAAGCGCACATGCTGTTTTCCGAACTTACTCCGGAGCCGAAAATTATAATAGTCATAAGAAACCAGTTGGATTTAATAAAATCTATCTACGCGCAAATGTACAATTATTGTTTCAAGAATTATAAACAGACGCGTAATTTTAGGATTTACACGGATAATCTGATACGAGACGGAGCTCGCAGTTTCACCTTGTCGGCGCTTTCCTATTATGACGTAATTAAGGAATATGAAAAAATCTTCGGCGTTAATAATGTTTATATTCTCGTTTACGAAGAACTTAAAAACAGCCCGGCTCATTTTTTTCAGAAACTTGAAAGTATCATGGGGCTGAGCCGAGAAACGGCCTATAATTATATTAATTCTAAGAATGAAAACAAAAAAAGCTGCATGGGCAAGTACAGAACAGATTCGCGCAGTCTGTTGTTCCATCTGGGCAGATTAAAGAAAAGATTCTTCGGTGATATTAATATCCCCTTCGCTGATAATCTGGGAATTTTAAACAATATAGAAATTCCTGGCAAAACACTAAATTCAATAAAATACAGAGATGAGGATTTTGAGAAATTAATGAAGTTCTTCGATGAAAACAACCGGCTTCTCGCTGAAGAATACGCGCTGAACCTTGAAAAATACGGATATTTCAAAAGATAA
- a CDS encoding acetoin utilization protein AcuC yields the protein MNNKTKGKAAFIYAPGLSEFKFSPEHPFKPARVEKVYEMCKGRGLLSDPSVAVIKIDEGKREDLESFHTSEYIDILERAGRGGEVDIDMIYHGVGTMENPIFTGLFQFCLLSVAATIEAVEKVAGGFESAFNPCGGFHHAHSDRAGGFCYVNDAVIAIKKLKTLGRRVAYVDIDAHHGDGVQEAFYDDPEVLTVSAHESGKTLFPWGGFEKEIGRGRGRGFNINIPLELDTDDEVFTLLFDNIVMDSVKRFNPDVIVGQFGTDASATDPLTHLKMTNNGYIESIKLLHKKFPNIVALGGGGYNMKDVVNGWTLLWSELSGLKQNSGYGGAIGGVLMGDSSIQGSDLRDMRSYVSGPAKEDLIEGAEKLISNYNKNIQPFL from the coding sequence GTGAATAATAAGACAAAAGGGAAAGCGGCTTTTATTTACGCCCCCGGACTTTCTGAATTTAAATTCAGCCCCGAGCACCCCTTTAAGCCCGCCAGGGTTGAAAAGGTATATGAAATGTGTAAAGGAAGAGGACTTCTTTCTGACCCTTCTGTGGCTGTTATAAAAATAGATGAGGGAAAAAGAGAGGATTTGGAAAGTTTCCATACTTCAGAGTATATCGATATTCTAGAGAGAGCGGGAAGGGGCGGGGAAGTTGACATAGATATGATTTATCATGGGGTGGGGACTATGGAAAACCCGATTTTCACCGGGTTATTCCAATTTTGTCTTCTGTCAGTCGCGGCTACTATTGAAGCGGTAGAAAAGGTGGCAGGTGGATTTGAGAGCGCGTTTAATCCCTGCGGCGGTTTTCATCACGCTCATTCGGACCGCGCCGGAGGTTTTTGTTATGTTAATGACGCTGTGATCGCGATCAAAAAATTGAAGACTCTCGGCAGGAGGGTCGCTTACGTGGACATCGACGCGCATCACGGAGACGGTGTGCAGGAAGCTTTTTACGACGATCCCGAGGTTCTTACTGTTTCCGCTCATGAATCGGGAAAAACTCTTTTCCCCTGGGGAGGCTTTGAGAAAGAGATTGGCAGGGGCAGGGGCAGGGGGTTCAATATTAATATTCCGTTGGAACTTGACACGGATGATGAAGTGTTTACCCTTCTTTTTGATAACATAGTGATGGATTCCGTAAAGAGGTTTAATCCGGATGTTATAGTTGGACAGTTTGGAACAGATGCTTCGGCGACCGATCCGCTGACTCATCTGAAAATGACCAACAACGGTTATATTGAATCGATTAAGCTTTTACATAAAAAATTTCCTAATATAGTTGCTCTGGGAGGCGGAGGGTATAATATGAAGGATGTTGTAAACGGATGGACTCTGTTATGGAGTGAACTCTCGGGGCTCAAGCAGAACAGCGGATATGGAGGAGCGATTGGAGGAGTTCTGATGGGTGACAGCTCAATACAGGGTTCTGATTTAAGAGATATGCGGTCCTATGTTTCAGGGCCCGCGAAGGAAGATCTTATTGAAGGTGCTGAAAAACTGATTTCTAATTATAATAAAAATATACAACCGTTTCTTTAA
- a CDS encoding oligosaccharide flippase family protein encodes MNTAQKIAKESTITFSGLVYGNINRFLYTALLARWVGTEYLGIYSIANSIILIAEVLAKMGLEVGVMRFVSRLNPELDRDQIKRLISSALKATAVFSSIIMILLILSSGWLVKNVFKERPLLQYAIIVFSVALPLNAVTNVSAFATQGLKFLKYKILTTQFVKPTILFAMMAMSYFLLSKRMTIILPFAVTGGAGCILMLIMLKRLTGIEIGKILSAPIDKELLRFSYPLMFVVILQTLMHWMDILMLGYFTDSVTVGLYHPAVRTAGLLQALLLSIASIYSPLLSQMHSKSETGKMSDLYRLVSRWLFTFATPFALVMLLLPTKIMLLFGPDYISGALVLVILTAATFSQAVLGSAGPILSMSGYVKLSLWNSLGAFLLNVALNIILIPRFGIFGAAWATMISLVVSGLARVIEVRIILKLTFLNKGFIKPVLAGFISAAALWIIKPFIMPFHTLVTLTLAGSISLSLFALTLWLLKLEPEDRDFLKGLHILGKGIRR; translated from the coding sequence ATGAATACAGCTCAGAAGATAGCTAAAGAATCCACTATTACCTTTTCCGGTCTTGTTTACGGAAACATAAACCGTTTTCTTTACACAGCTCTGCTTGCCCGCTGGGTAGGAACGGAATACCTCGGGATATATTCCATCGCGAATTCAATTATCCTGATCGCGGAAGTGCTGGCTAAAATGGGACTGGAAGTCGGTGTAATGCGTTTCGTGAGCCGCTTGAATCCCGAGCTCGACAGAGATCAAATAAAAAGATTGATAAGCTCAGCATTGAAAGCAACAGCAGTATTCTCTTCAATCATAATGATTCTATTGATTCTGAGTTCGGGGTGGCTGGTAAAAAATGTCTTTAAAGAAAGACCTCTGCTGCAATACGCGATAATTGTTTTTTCTGTCGCGCTTCCCCTTAACGCGGTAACAAATGTGAGCGCATTCGCGACTCAGGGTTTAAAATTCCTGAAATACAAGATACTCACCACCCAATTCGTTAAGCCCACAATCCTTTTCGCGATGATGGCAATGAGCTACTTTCTCCTGTCAAAAAGAATGACTATCATTCTTCCCTTCGCCGTTACTGGAGGGGCGGGGTGTATCTTGATGCTGATTATGCTGAAGAGACTTACCGGCATAGAAATAGGCAAGATCTTATCCGCCCCGATAGATAAAGAATTACTCAGATTCTCCTACCCTCTTATGTTTGTTGTAATACTTCAGACTCTCATGCACTGGATGGATATCTTGATGCTCGGATACTTCACCGATTCAGTCACTGTGGGATTATACCACCCGGCGGTAAGAACAGCGGGGTTATTACAGGCGCTCTTGCTCTCCATTGCAAGTATCTATTCACCTCTTCTTTCTCAAATGCACTCCAAAAGTGAAACGGGAAAAATGTCCGATCTCTACAGGCTTGTAAGCCGCTGGCTGTTTACATTCGCGACTCCTTTTGCCCTGGTTATGCTGCTGCTTCCCACAAAAATCATGTTATTGTTCGGCCCCGATTACATCTCAGGCGCCCTTGTTCTGGTTATACTGACCGCCGCCACTTTCTCGCAAGCTGTGCTCGGATCAGCCGGCCCCATTCTGTCTATGTCCGGATACGTAAAACTGTCTTTGTGGAATTCTCTGGGAGCTTTCCTGCTTAATGTCGCACTTAATATCATACTTATACCGCGTTTTGGTATCTTCGGCGCTGCCTGGGCAACGATGATATCCCTCGTTGTCAGCGGACTGGCAAGAGTTATTGAAGTACGGATAATTCTCAAACTCACTTTCCTAAACAAAGGTTTTATTAAACCTGTCCTGGCGGGGTTTATTTCAGCCGCGGCGCTGTGGATAATAAAACCTTTCATTATGCCATTTCACACACTGGTCACACTTACGCTCGCGGGATCGATATCTCTCTCCCTTTTTGCTCTCACCCTGTGGTTGTTGAAACTCGAGCCCGAAGACAGAGACTTCCTGAAAGGTCTGCATATTCTGGGGAAGGGTATCAGAAGATAG
- a CDS encoding glycosyltransferase has protein sequence MEFEISVIIPTVDRSSITLETLRSFENQTSDDFELIVIDQTSGGSTPLSDFSTRKYHYRYIAIKRKGLPNARNVGAEAAGGEILLFVDDDVIPSPELIADYINEFKRHGEEIWVVGGKIYEAGSKILNERKNISGGYITFYGKTLKNFYSDSYSECQWAAGGNFGVRRDKFFEAGGFDTNYIGNAIMEDGDFGFSVRKQGGRVLYSPKPEIEHLRASSGGTRRSAPAEGMYYRAHNTVYFFRKFNRSLLLPVVFLYLNGVALKDLLNRRHGFKAFYYTWSGFLKGLTTELAL, from the coding sequence ATGGAATTTGAAATAAGTGTTATTATACCAACAGTAGATAGAAGCAGTATTACTCTCGAGACACTTCGAAGTTTTGAAAATCAGACATCAGACGATTTTGAATTGATTGTCATAGATCAAACTTCAGGGGGCAGTACTCCGCTAAGTGACTTTTCCACCCGAAAATATCACTACAGGTATATAGCTATCAAAAGAAAGGGGCTTCCAAATGCCAGGAATGTCGGAGCCGAAGCTGCCGGCGGCGAGATACTGCTCTTTGTTGATGATGACGTAATACCCTCTCCGGAATTAATTGCCGATTATATCAATGAGTTCAAACGGCACGGAGAAGAGATCTGGGTTGTCGGAGGAAAGATATACGAAGCCGGTTCAAAGATCCTGAATGAAAGGAAGAACATATCCGGAGGTTATATCACATTTTACGGCAAAACTCTCAAAAACTTCTATTCCGACAGCTATTCAGAATGCCAGTGGGCGGCGGGCGGAAATTTCGGCGTCAGAAGGGATAAATTCTTCGAAGCAGGCGGATTTGATACAAACTATATCGGTAACGCTATCATGGAAGACGGTGATTTCGGCTTCAGCGTTAGAAAACAGGGCGGAAGGGTTCTCTATTCTCCGAAACCTGAAATAGAACATCTCAGGGCTTCATCCGGAGGAACCCGCCGAAGCGCTCCGGCCGAAGGAATGTACTACCGGGCGCATAATACCGTCTATTTTTTCCGTAAATTCAACAGATCTCTTCTCCTTCCGGTTGTATTTCTGTACTTAAACGGAGTCGCGTTAAAGGATTTACTAAACCGCCGGCACGGATTCAAAGCCTTCTATTACACGTGGTCGGGATTTCTTAAAGGCTTAACGACAGAACTTGCCCTATGA
- a CDS encoding radical SAM protein produces the protein MNILFTTSAAPSKSPFFTSEKRPPLGLGTLISIARNKGHGAFFIDNYLSPSRFIEKGFLQENDIDIVAIHANTICFRDTLRMLNAIEDLRKRDLWRGKMIVGGPHTSVAVETIPEFVDHVVQGEGEKALEDILSGRAESRIIRGERITDLDSLPSQPWDIFTKLPYDYQCKWIDEAPVFTINTSRGCPFNCTFCSVSSVWGKRYSFLSADRIISEIEYLIENHNAKGIYFREDHFTLNTNRTREFCEKLIVKNIDISWACETRVDVLSEELIELMSRAGCRAFYLGVESGSQNVLDKLRKDITLEQIENVSIWSNRYSVRTYWSLIVGTPHDTFKDYIATKRLIKKLKPYSHAFNVYVGIPGSSLYKYISRNNLYEYKDDIGLLYLPGFDVKTKYFYGANSKKLVDYRFRLRTPFDKRLLKRMWRVPFRILKNRLSGFIKKIASPR, from the coding sequence ATGAATATATTATTTACAACATCCGCGGCGCCTTCTAAAAGCCCCTTTTTCACCAGTGAAAAGAGACCTCCTTTAGGTCTGGGAACACTTATATCAATAGCCAGGAATAAGGGCCACGGGGCGTTCTTTATTGATAATTATCTCTCTCCGTCAAGATTTATCGAAAAAGGGTTTCTGCAGGAGAATGACATTGATATTGTGGCGATTCATGCTAATACGATTTGTTTCCGCGATACTCTGAGGATGTTAAACGCGATTGAGGATCTAAGGAAGAGAGACCTGTGGCGGGGAAAGATGATCGTAGGCGGACCTCACACCTCTGTCGCTGTAGAGACAATTCCCGAATTCGTAGATCATGTTGTGCAGGGTGAGGGTGAAAAAGCTCTCGAAGATATTCTAAGCGGCAGGGCCGAGTCGCGGATTATAAGGGGAGAAAGAATAACGGATCTGGATTCACTCCCTTCTCAGCCATGGGATATCTTTACGAAATTACCGTATGATTATCAGTGCAAATGGATAGATGAGGCCCCTGTTTTTACAATAAATACCAGTAGAGGATGTCCTTTTAATTGTACTTTCTGTTCTGTTTCTTCCGTTTGGGGAAAACGTTATTCCTTCTTAAGCGCTGACAGGATCATTTCAGAAATCGAGTATCTTATCGAAAATCATAACGCTAAAGGGATTTATTTCAGAGAAGACCATTTTACTTTGAATACAAACAGAACCAGGGAATTTTGTGAAAAACTGATAGTAAAAAATATTGACATAAGCTGGGCTTGTGAAACCAGAGTGGATGTCTTAAGCGAAGAATTGATAGAGCTAATGAGCAGGGCCGGCTGCAGGGCTTTCTACCTCGGCGTTGAGAGCGGAAGCCAGAATGTTTTAGATAAGCTCCGTAAAGACATTACTCTCGAGCAGATTGAGAATGTTTCCATCTGGAGTAACAGATACAGCGTAAGGACATACTGGAGCCTTATCGTAGGGACTCCCCATGACACCTTCAAAGATTATATTGCCACAAAAAGATTGATAAAGAAGCTGAAACCCTATTCCCACGCTTTTAATGTTTATGTCGGAATTCCGGGAAGCTCATTGTATAAATACATTTCACGGAATAACCTCTATGAATATAAGGATGATATAGGCTTGTTATATTTGCCGGGATTTGATGTTAAGACAAAATATTTTTATGGAGCAAACAGCAAAAAGCTTGTAGATTACAGGTTCAGACTGAGAACTCCATTTGATAAGCGGCTTTTGAAAAGAATGTGGAGAGTTCCGTTCAGGATTCTAAAGAATAGATTATCGGGCTTTATAAAAAAAATTGCTTCCCCGCGGTGA
- a CDS encoding oligosaccharide flippase family protein: MLVKKYNKHRETIHNFIWRSLQIGAKQGSTFLIFFISARYLDPENLGLFTYLIAISSLLIIVCDFGFTPSTSKFVAQHKAKGSKSLNRILFSITVVITGIATFVSLFIIFAGKYIFEEYSLLLYFIPYFFFLPLSSVADGAYRGLKDFKKLSIISLSAAGLALPVSFFLIRNYGLVGSIVSQNLLFFILTAGLFIFRDDIEFKIDKEVTKNIVGYALVIGLANVAFFLYTKVDILILKQFGFVAEIGYYEIINKVFTLILISSLILGQVVAPNITVIFSRNKIGKLLNKFKKYLIFSLLAGFFIAFLVYFAFPYFIRAFLKDYATDEIITIFYLLLILLPIKFAGRFMVKGLVVPSGQAKIVTINTFIFGVANVILDYLFIDIFGFVGVFYSTIIVGILSFSLNMYLYYNRLIKIRGEGK; this comes from the coding sequence ATGTTAGTTAAGAAATATAACAAGCACCGGGAGACAATTCACAACTTTATCTGGCGGTCTCTTCAGATAGGAGCCAAGCAGGGATCGACTTTTCTGATATTTTTTATCTCCGCGCGTTATCTGGACCCTGAAAATCTCGGGTTATTTACCTATCTGATAGCCATATCCAGTTTGTTAATTATAGTCTGTGATTTCGGCTTCACTCCTTCTACTTCGAAGTTTGTCGCCCAGCATAAGGCAAAAGGATCAAAATCACTAAACAGGATCTTATTCTCCATAACTGTTGTTATAACGGGAATAGCGACATTTGTTTCTTTATTTATCATATTCGCCGGAAAATATATCTTCGAGGAGTATTCTCTGCTCCTCTACTTTATTCCGTATTTCTTTTTCCTGCCGTTATCCTCCGTAGCAGACGGTGCTTACAGAGGACTGAAAGATTTCAAAAAACTATCAATTATCAGCCTCTCCGCGGCAGGTCTGGCCCTTCCCGTTTCCTTCTTTCTGATTAGAAACTACGGCCTAGTTGGTTCTATAGTTTCCCAGAACCTCCTGTTCTTTATACTTACGGCGGGGCTGTTTATTTTTAGAGACGACATCGAATTTAAGATCGATAAGGAAGTTACAAAAAATATTGTAGGGTACGCCCTGGTAATAGGATTGGCAAATGTGGCCTTTTTTCTATACACAAAAGTGGATATCCTAATCCTGAAGCAGTTCGGTTTTGTCGCGGAAATAGGTTATTATGAAATCATCAATAAGGTTTTCACACTTATACTGATTTCTTCATTGATTTTAGGACAAGTAGTAGCGCCGAATATAACTGTAATATTTTCCAGGAACAAAATAGGCAAACTCCTGAATAAATTTAAGAAATACCTCATATTCAGCCTTCTTGCCGGTTTTTTCATTGCCTTTCTGGTTTATTTCGCTTTTCCCTATTTTATAAGAGCTTTTCTGAAAGACTACGCTACAGACGAAATCATAACTATTTTCTATTTACTGCTGATACTCCTGCCAATTAAATTCGCCGGAAGATTTATGGTGAAGGGGCTGGTCGTTCCATCCGGACAGGCGAAAATAGTTACCATAAACACTTTTATTTTCGGAGTCGCGAATGTAATCCTGGACTATTTATTTATAGATATATTCGGTTTTGTCGGAGTGTTTTATTCAACTATAATTGTGGGAATATTAAGTTTTTCTTTAAATATGTATTTGTACTATAATAGATTGATAAAGATCAGGGGTGAAGGAAAATGA
- a CDS encoding glycosyltransferase, protein MTPKVSIIMSVKENEPFLEDSIKSILAQTYRNFEFIIVNDGGGPAVDSVVNSTCDRRISLISRSRKGLTRSLNEAIENSSGEYIARIDAGDYSLPRRIELQAELMEDNSKIGLAGTSYSEITSTGRKITETILPADPVQLKKSLLYQNQFCHGSVMFRRKSIDDVGWYRPEFVKAQDYDLWLRIAGRYEITNIQEILYIRRIDINSISIALRQEQNYYAEIARKCSIARNQGEKEPLQLLQQRKNAAGVSERNLDREKAFYYNFHLGRILFFERKLKLARKHFIKSFRFKPYKLFAAGFIIASFLPASLIDKIDPLWQVIKRKCKLRI, encoded by the coding sequence ATGACGCCGAAAGTTTCAATAATAATGTCAGTTAAAGAGAACGAGCCGTTTCTCGAAGATTCGATAAAGAGCATACTGGCGCAAACATACAGGAATTTTGAATTCATAATCGTAAATGACGGGGGCGGCCCGGCTGTAGACAGTGTCGTTAATTCCACCTGTGACCGGAGAATATCCCTCATTTCACGCTCACGTAAAGGTCTTACAAGATCACTTAACGAAGCGATAGAAAACTCGAGCGGTGAGTATATCGCAAGAATAGACGCCGGAGATTATTCTCTGCCGCGCAGAATAGAATTGCAGGCAGAGCTGATGGAAGATAATTCAAAGATAGGATTGGCGGGGACCTCTTACAGCGAAATAACAAGTACGGGCAGGAAGATCACAGAGACAATATTGCCGGCGGATCCCGTACAATTAAAAAAATCGCTTCTATACCAGAACCAATTCTGCCACGGTTCCGTGATGTTCAGAAGAAAGAGTATCGATGATGTTGGGTGGTACCGCCCCGAGTTTGTCAAAGCTCAGGATTACGATCTCTGGCTCCGAATTGCCGGCCGTTATGAAATAACTAATATTCAGGAAATTCTCTATATCCGCAGGATTGATATTAACAGCATTTCTATAGCTTTGAGGCAGGAACAGAACTATTATGCCGAAATTGCCCGTAAGTGCTCTATAGCAAGAAATCAAGGGGAAAAAGAACCTCTCCAATTACTACAACAGAGGAAGAACGCCGCGGGCGTTTCAGAAAGAAACCTGGATAGAGAAAAGGCCTTTTATTATAATTTCCACCTCGGCCGAATACTATTCTTTGAAAGGAAACTGAAACTTGCAAGAAAGCATTTTATCAAGTCCTTCCGGTTTAAGCCTTACAAGCTTTTCGCGGCCGGTTTTATAATCGCCAGCTTTCTCCCGGCGTCTCTTATTGATAAAATCGACCCTCTATGGCAGGTAATTAAAAGAAAATGTAAATTGAGAATTTAA
- a CDS encoding class I SAM-dependent methyltransferase: MDSFREKLLNRLYFIYIKGHYFFYRNRFSEKIEHIMRFDRRSRGIKPDTCEEQGMPGFHKTCANGWHRYMLGRYFFSLRSIKNKTVLDSGCGLGWGSYLICELPRELISIDINEKALSFARGTWDDSKLNFRKLSILEIDLLRRKFDVILSYEIIEHLAWKEGLRYLSQISGNLVSGGKLIMSSYFPSSAGDAEKEEAKNPYHLHIYTKREMREELAKRGFTKVKFLGSLMLSAEKE, encoded by the coding sequence ATGGATTCATTTAGAGAAAAACTGCTGAACAGGTTATATTTCATTTATATAAAGGGACATTATTTCTTCTACAGGAATCGATTCTCCGAGAAGATAGAGCATATCATGCGGTTTGACAGAAGGTCTCGCGGAATTAAACCGGATACGTGTGAGGAGCAGGGTATGCCGGGGTTTCATAAGACTTGCGCAAACGGATGGCACAGATATATGTTAGGACGGTATTTCTTTTCTCTGCGGAGTATAAAGAACAAAACAGTGTTAGACTCGGGCTGTGGACTGGGCTGGGGGAGCTATCTGATATGCGAGCTGCCGCGAGAACTTATCTCTATTGACATAAACGAGAAAGCTCTTAGTTTCGCGCGCGGAACATGGGACGATTCAAAATTAAATTTCCGCAAATTATCAATTCTCGAAATCGATCTGCTGAGAAGAAAATTCGATGTGATACTGAGTTATGAAATAATCGAACATCTGGCCTGGAAGGAAGGACTAAGATACCTGAGTCAGATAAGCGGCAATCTGGTCTCCGGGGGGAAGCTGATTATGTCCTCATATTTTCCTTCCAGCGCCGGGGACGCCGAAAAGGAAGAAGCAAAAAATCCATATCACCTTCATATCTACACAAAAAGGGAGATGCGAGAGGAACTCGCTAAACGCGGGTTTACTAAAGTAAAATTTTTAGGAAGTTTGATGCTTTCGGCCGAGAAAGAATAG